AGTATAGAGGCCGTCATGGAATCTTTCGATTATCCCGACACTTTGGTTGAGAAGGTGAAGTTGCTTGCTTAGAAAGCGACGGAGAAGAACAAATCCTTAGTTTCTGCTCAGGTGTCGTTATCTAGGGCGGATGGAGCTCTTGATGAAGTGAACTGGTCCTTGGATCTTTCCCGGAGGAAGATGGAAGAGGCGTTTTTGAAGGAGTCTCAAGAAAGTTGAAAGAAGGCTAAAGACAGTTTTTGTGAGACGTGGCTTGATAACCTTTTTTTTTGTCCAAGAAGTATGAGAAATCATAAGAGAGTTACTTTATCGCTCAAGACTCTTATGAGATAATCTTGAAGCATGTGGAGTATTTTTGTTCCCCTGGACCGATCTCCGATCTCGAGAGCAAGTCCATcttaatcaaacaattaaagacGAGAAAATGGTTTTCTCGGTGGATTAGCCGGATACGTATTTCCGCTTTTTTTTTCATAATCTTTCTTCAAATTCTCAATATCAATCTTTCTTTGTAATCTTGACCACCTTCAACATTAGTCACTGTAACTAAAATACTGTTTTCATTCACTTTTGTTGAACAAAAATCTCCATACACAAATAGTTATGTCTCATACCTAGTCTCAATCTACTATAGTTGAAGCATATGCTTGTAAATATGTCTCCCAACTTGCCCTATCGAATAAAATCTCACAACTTATTTGGTATCTAAAAAGCATAACATCTTAGTTCCTATAAATACTCTCATTTACCACCATTTCAAAATAACCTCAACAACCTTCATATATAACTTTTTACCTCTCTTACTTAAACTTGCAAACTCTATACAACCATCAGGTCGAATTCAATTTTGATATTCGATCTGATGGTTTGGGCGTTCTAAATAAATCTAAGGTAATAATCCAATTAGTTACCTCAAAcatatattattactaatatccTTCTGTGAGTATATATTTTCAGAAGAACAAGAACTTCGCCATCGAGATGGATAAAGTGATGAGGTTGGCATCTGAGAAAGGTGTGGTGATTTTCACAAAAAGCTCTTGTTGTCTATGCTATGCAGTTAACATTTTGTTTAAAGAACTTGGGATTAGGCCTATGGTTTATGAAATAGATCAGGATCCTGAAGGAAGGGAAATGGAGAAAGCTTTGATGAGGTTAGGTTGCACTGCACCTGTTCCTGCTGTGTTCATTGGAGGGAAACTGAGAGGTTCCACTAATGAAATCATGTCACTTCACCTAAGTGGTTCACTCACTCAGATGCTGAAACCATATCAGTCTTGTTCTTGAATCATGATACTATTGTTGCTGGAAGAATAAACTGGCTTGTTAGTTAGAGTATGGATAGTCTCTATGTAGTGTTTTAGCATGAAAGAGTGCTTTctagcattttattaactataatGTAATGTAAtcacataaatatttttaatcaagtTTGATTTGTGTATTTTTGTACTAGTGGTCCAGAAATTGGATTATGTTATTTTCAGTTTATAAATAGCTATTTTCATAATGCTGACTAGGGTTTTAAATAAAAGTTCATTGCAGCAAGCAAATTAATTAATCTTATTGATCAAGTCAATGCTTTTGTTTTATTTGTGATTACAATATGACATCTATTGGAAATGTATTAGCCAACCATCTCTATAAGACAGACTTATCTCCAATCACACAATTTTAAGATGATATTAAATTTATTGAAGATTTCATGGACTATATATGAATCAAGTTTTCGCTATCAAATTATCCATCATTTACATATAATAAATTTCAACAATGTTGAACATGAGGAGGTGTTAATGCCCCATATTTAATGAAATATAATACATTACGATTTTTACAAATTAGTTTTGTAATGTCTTTTTTCTTGGTAAAATTAgttttgtaatgttttttttttcatcaaaTCAAAGTTAATTAACTACATcacatttttgaaaatttgtctaaTTAAGGTCTTGTATGTAAGACTTTACAATTGTGTTCTTTGTAGAATATATATGATTCGTCAATCACCACTAAACCAACTAACAATTGGTAGAATAATATGATTTTTGTTTATAAACTATTTCTAATCTCGACTTTCAAATAATATAAGATTTTAAGTGTACCAAAAATATCTTCAAATTATGTTCCTAGattttttgaaagtatttccaCCTTTCATTCTGCATCTTGTAAAGAAATATTCTACCAAAAAAACCAAGATGCTCTCTTCTCAATCTGTTTATGTATTGTATGTGTCAAAATCAATTATCATTTCATATGCCACCTATCTTTTGCATGACCTAAATTCTTAAAATTTAGGTTTTGACTAAAACTAAACCTATAAAATAGATTTGTAAAATAAGAGATGTATATTTTACACTTATAAATATCTTATTTAATTTCATACTCTAAAAGCTTTGTAAATTAGTATAAGGAAAGGATATTACGAAGCTACATAGAAAAGAAAGATATTGTGCTGGCATAAAATTTTTCATCTGTTACTTGACATTGCCACATGTTAAAAAGTTGATGGAAAAATTCTGTTATTTTATGGTTTAATGGATTCTTCAACTTTAACCATAATAAAGGATGGTATTACATTCCTTACCTTTTTCCAtcttgcttttatttttattctcttcttctttttcaccACAAAAGTAAACAACCCATCAGTATCGAATTATATAGCAAAACACGAACCAGGTTCATCCAAGGAGGTACTGCTTTAAGGGAATTGTTTAATGCATTCTAAATATTGCTATTAcatcttttgaaaaaatttaaaatattttttgattttggagATATATTTTCGAATGCATCTCAAAGACACACAATTCATATTAATTTTGAGTCACACCTTAAATATTTATCTAAACATTACGGATATGTATTTCCCGAAACATACCGAACCAGAAACAATCACAGAATCAGAAAGATgcagaatgaaaaataaaatttatattgatAGCATAAAAACGAAATATTACATACACTACAGGAAAAAATGCCTCCTgccacgcccagaaaaccgaggctatatgcaaaataaccgtggcgtaacgcttaggccacggtttggccacggaaatccaactgtggagtatacggccgtggcctaaagtaaagttcacggttttttggtatagaccacaccttttttacaaccgtggcttttttaggccacggtttaggtagcttgattaaggccgcggtttgtacTTGCCATGACTTaaaaactgtggctatatggtaaagccacggtttcattttaacgtttacgacacagtattagttcaagatatagccacggtttggttatgaccacctatttaaaaccgttgttatatgttatgcattctaaaccagttatcttgccacggtttatttctgtatcattacatatatatatatatatatatatatatatatatatatatatatatatatatatatatatatatatatatatatatatatatatatatatatatatatatatatatatatataattaacaataatattgatgattagaatctaattaattacaagcaaattaacattaaggtcaaaagtaattttttttgtaGTGTCACTAATAAGTTGGATAATATAAAACACAACTTCTTAAAACACAACTTCTAAGAACTAGTTAGCTAGATAATATAAAACACAacttattaaaattcttcttgatcatctccttgttcttcttccacatcttcagGACAACCTTCTTTCACATCTTCATGATCACAAGCTTCTTCCATATCTTCATCACAATATTCTTCGTCTCCAATCTGCAATAAACATCATTCCAAACATCATTCAGCATATTACAACTTTAGAGGCTCATTTATAAGCTTATGTTTTTTATATGTATTTTAGAAACCAAGGTGGTTTTCAAATGTTGATCAAGAGTTGAAACAAGAGTTGATCAAGAGTTTTCAAATGTTGAAACAAATCCATATGAAACCCCACAAAAAAAAGTATAtagaaaatttatataaataaacaaGACCACAAAAAACTTATGGCTGAACTTTTAGCTATAAATAAACATGAGGAAAAACTTATGGACTTTGAACAACACCTTTAAAGAAGCAAAGACAATATGACAATATTTCAAGGTTTTCAAAAAGTTCATCCAAGACTTGTTTGAAAACTCTATTAATCACCTGCAGCTCTGCATCTGTGGTGGTTGAACCACAATAGGAATTTGAAGGTTTTCAGAAAGTTCATCCAAGACTTGTTTAGAAGCATGAGGATGGATCTGCAGCAAGGATAGAATCATGAACCTCCTAACACATACATTTAATGGGGATCCACAAAATCTTGAAGTCTTCTTTATTGAAACCTTTTATTGATTCTTTTGAGTTTTCTTGCAATCTTTCATAGATTGAATTCAAAAGTGAAATCTCATCTTCAATGCTATCAAGACTCGAAATGAACACCAATACATGCTTCTTCCTAAAAACTTCAAGACCCTATTtggaaaataaatgaacaaacaAACACAGTTATTGATTCTCTTTCAATTTATTTAAAGTAGTAAGGAAGGTGTAGTTTGAGTATAGTTTTgaaaagagcttaatatgagaagATCAATATGTAGTAGTAAAGGAAACTAAGAAgcattctatttttttcttttcttatgtaTCATCTTAAGAATAAATTCTCATTTTTTTCTTATTCCTCTTaataatatttcttatttttaagtTTAGTTTATCACATTCTATAAGATAGTTCCTTATAGAAACCTCCCAGAATCACAAACTCTGTGCAGTATATGAATAATACACTTATATTTCATTACTATAGGCAACATAGGGacaaaaaaatgttatttaaacaTTCAGCCTTGAAGGAAAATTGCAAACATAAATACATTATTGAGTTCGGTGTCTGGATTAAACAGAAATTAGATTTGGAAAAtgtaactaaaaatttaaaatggtACAAATGAGGCACTTAAAAGAGTTGGAATGGAATTAGAACAATTAGAATGAGATGGTATAAATGCCCTATACATACTATAGTTAATTATTACAGTCTGTGCACAGTCTATCCTTGTGGGATAAATTGACAATCATGTAAATAGGTAGTGACTACTAATAAGTGATTTTTCGTTTCTTGATCCTAGCTCTCTCCACAAAAGCCTTgtaaatataaattcaaaatggTACAAGTATAAGAGTTAAGACAGTTAGTATAAGATCACTTAAATGCCCCGAGGAACAAAGGTAAGCTTTTCTCCTGGATTGGCTCAAAGAGAATATTCAAAGATAGATATTTGATCTTTAAATTGCAATTTCCTAACATAGTTAAACAGACTAATGAACAAATACCTGAATCTTTAAATTCACAGTTGATCCATCAGGTTGAGTTATGTAACCCCCCTAACTTCATGAGTGGAGATCACATTGACCTAGTAACCTTTTTGAACAAAAACAATTCCTTCCAAGTCCTCAGCTCCAATATTTACATCTATGAAGCTCTTCTCTCAGCACCAATTATCTTCCTTGGCCACTGATTCAGGGGAACTATGTTTCACCTAAAAGAAATATTATAGAACAGTTAAAAACTAAAATGAATTAGAACATCCGAGCAAACGACTAATACTGAACAAAAAGCAGTAAATATTTGAGAGGAAAGTATTCAAGCATCAAAATATAAAACTAAAGAAATTCCACTCAGCTAAACCACAAACAAAATGGGAATATGCAAAAGAAGGCAAACCTCAAGCCTGTATTTTCCAAGAATAACATCAGAAAACAGAAGTTCACTACTCTCAGAGGTCAAGCTAATTGTCTTTCTCACTTCATTATGTTTAGCACCCTGCCTCACAAGAGTCACAGATACAAATGGATCGCATTCTTCCTTGCAGACTACGGCACCACGGACATTGACCAGAGCCTATAATCAAGCagtaaagaaattttacaaaAAAACTTTTTATGTTTAAAGAAATTGAAACAGGTTGTATTCAGGTAGAAACTTTTTATGTTTAAAGAAATTGAAACACAACATTATATTGTAGCAGTTCAATGCCCATTTTTTAAACTCTGCTCGGATAATTATTGGTGGAATCACCAATAACTTCACATTCAACCACCACAGCTGGCCTGAGCCAGACTGACACCATAGAAGATCTAGCTGCAGAGAGCAAATGCCCTTTCAAATTTGAAGTATATAAAAAATCACTTTCATATCACGGGAGGGATAACAAGGCTGGAAAATTTTTCTAAAATACCATGTTGCAAAAGATAAGCAGAAAGGTGACATAAACATCAACCCCATCATGAGTTCATCATACAGGTTTCAAAGGATCTTCACATAGTTAATAGTAATAGTCAAACCTTACCTCTTGAATAACTTTCTTAGCTATTGAAGTTGCTTTTGCAATATCATCTAGCCCACTGTAAATCATTATTGAATCAGTATCCCCATAGATCACCTATAAGTCAGTACAATAATTAAGAGCTAATACAACAACCAGTCAAATCAAATTATTCATTTCATATACATAATAGAAATAACCTCTAAGTTCAAGTTATTTTGAACAAGATCAACAGTGCTTTGAAGTATCTCCCTCTTCTCCCCTAATAGGTGCATCTACAGTCCTTGACTGCATAAGGCTGTCAAATGATCAATCTCAGACCTGTTGGATAGATCGAAAACACATAATGAATCAACCAAAAAACATCCCAAAGGTTTACCACAATCAAAGAACTCAATGAAATGCAATTGATATAGATATCAGGAAGAGGCAATGTTATACTCATTGCAGAATCAAAGAACTCAACGAAACCTTCAAAGAAAACGGCATcccctcttcatcttcttcgatcGATCCTTCAAGTCTTCACAAACTCAGAAGGAACCTTCAACCCGCATCAACTCCATCCACGTATCAACAACTGGAACAAAGACGAAAAACACagaagcaaaagaggagaaaATTTGATATGGAGAAAACGAAGCGTAAAAGTCGAAGACGTACCTGAGTGGTGACCTTCTTTTTTAGCGtgttctgttcttgttgaggCGTGATTTCAATTCATCGGAGAGAACCGAGAGAGAACCTGGGATTTGAGAACCGAGAGAGAACCTGGGatttgagaagagagagagattgAGAACGCGTGGAGACCAGAGATAGAAGAGAGTCGAGATGAGAGGTGATAATTCGTATGTTCACGGTGGTTGTGCGATGATGTCGGTTTCGTTGGAGGAGAAAGGCTTTCCCCGGCGCCGTTGCTGCTTCACGACCGTGAGAGGGAGAAGAGAAGAATCTAAAGGTCAcataaccctaatccccttttatgtttatttgttttagttttttttctttttaatcttatcttaaaaaaaattaaatataaaacaaGAGAAAGAGGGAAGCGAAAAGAAAAGAGGGAAAACATGGCGGACACTAACATACGTCTACGCTTTGATAACCATGGTCAAttcatatatgtggccacagtttctgagctgtggacaattttagcgtggccgtaggccaaatttctagtagtgatATGTAATCGTTAACATTAATCAAACATTGCATTTCAACATTCAGGTGGACGTTCCAACATCTTCATAATATCTTCGATCGATCTCGCAATCGTCGCATCAAATCAATTGAAACTTTTGTTTCGTAACGAAAAAATGTATTTCATATAACCCTTAAATTTGCATCCGTCTTCAGCTCAAAGTTGTTGAACTCAATCTTCCCTTCATTGTCAATTGAGGGTGAATAGTACTCGAACTTCATAATTTTTTGATTGTCAGAGTATGGTAAGAGATTCCACAGTATGAATTTCATATCTATAAGAGGGGCTTATTGAACTTAAATTCAATTGAGGGCTTCGACCCGTTGAAGTAGACATATGTGACATGTCAATTGATGTTCATTCTGGTGTAATGTGATTTGGTAATAGAAATGAGATGAGAGCCCTTTACTTATAGTAGTTCTAGGCCAATATGGATCTTAGAAATTCTATCTTATATCAGAGGATGTTACAGAGATGTATTTCCAGTACCAATCTATTATGTTATTCCAGAGAAGTATTTCTAGAACCACTCAACTCAAAATCAAATTCAGTAACAGACAGAAACAAAACTTGTTTTAGAatgaaaaatgaagaaattttCTGAAAACTAGAACATGTATTGAAATCTTTGAAAATGTATATATTTTACATCATTAATATTAATACAAGATTACATACAAAAACATGTCTAACCACATAAATACATtgttaaataaaaactaaaatgaattaaaacatGTGTCGTCGGCTAAATCTATATCTATGGGTGGTATAGCCTTTGACTTGTGTTCATTTGATTCTATTTCAATCTCGCTCAACTTGGTGAACTCTTGCatcctttccaaaaaatgattcGGCCAAGTTTCAACTTTCGTTGTTGAATGAGCTGTTTACTCCAGTGATGTCAGTGGTATAAGGTGTCCCGGTTTCAAATAAGCTTGAACAAAGTGTCGCAGTTTTAAAATCCATCTAATACACATGAAATGATCATTTGCATTATGAGGTGGGGCAGTGCGCAGAAAGAAAAAAGTTTCCGAGAAACCATATCTTGTCACATCAATACACACTCATTTatatgcacttgctatgagatgacccATTTCAGAGAAGTGCATCCATTTATCCTCTGATGTCGGTCCACTAATGCAAGGCACAAGAGATTCATAAATtgtattaaaagtttttttttctgtATAGTCATGTGTATGATTCTTTATGGCCCTTCAACTCTTGGATAAGTTAATGGCTGACAAGTGTGTGATCCTCTTCTCCTTTACCGAGCAAAGCAGAAACAGCTCGAAAAACCGCAGTTATCGTCACCCTTAACATTGACGATTCGTTCAATGTATTCATGCATAAAAATCAGCATCTCATCGATGAATGAAATTTTTGGTAAAGGCAATGAAGGAGGTGGTTTGCTAATGCGagcttttttgaaaatatttttttgagattttggatTTGGAGAATCCGAAAAAGGTTTGTTAATATGTTCAAAATAGGAAGGAGGCTGCGTCGTTGAATTGATCTTATTAGGAGCACATTTTGTTTTACCGGTTGAGACGGTGGTTTCAAGTCAGTGAATTATGAATAACCATGCTTCCTCAATTGCTTTTTGATGTGGAGTTTCAAGTCAGTTGTTTGTGGATAAgaaatcttcctcaattcttcaATGTAGCATGGGcagattcaactcggttagttgtAATATTTCCAAGGTGTCTAACCTGATCGGTCTAAGCACAAAAAATCTTCTCCTTCACCAGATTCATAATTGTACTTTCGATATATTTCAACTAATTTGGATATTTCTCACAAATCTTCTTGAAATGTATAACAGCATCGGCATATAACACTTTTATAGAAGAATTTATTAGAACATTCCATGCATTCATTATTCTTTCCACTATCACACAAGCTttcacaattattttattttcgccCTTAATTTGTTTTCGTCCTTAACCAGCATCATGAACACTTATTATAGACTTCTCCAAAAAATGAAAACAACCAGGAAACAACATATATAAAGGACTGGAACCCAACCAATTATGCTTCCAAAAATCTATATAGTAACCATTTCCTAATTTGCATACTATATTATTACCAAATCAGCTTGGATTTGATTTCTAACTTCAGGTTGAGGCCTAAATATCCCTCCACCGCAACGAAGAACTTTTGCAATTTGCTTTCCACATGAGGTCTAAAATCAACCTCTCAATGTCTCTATATCTGCTTGCTAACAAAGGAAGCCAAATATAATTTGGCTCTGATAAGATTTTCCAGGCCTAGTTTCTAAGAAGAGTCAAGTTAAAGGATTCACAATGTCGAATCCTAAACCATCATCAGCTTTCGGCTTATAAATAGTCTCCCACGATACCCAGCTTATCCTTCTTCTATTTTCATCACCAACCCACAAGAAAGTGCACTGGATCTTAATCATTTAATGAATGGTGGCTTTTGGAGTAATGAAGAATGAGAAGTAGAAAAGAGAAATCGAATTAGAAATAGAATTCAAAAGTGTCACCCTACCTCCAATTgagattttcttctttttccgcAACACTGGCCTatttcaaagattcaaagagcTACATCTAAAAGGGTTTATCCCGACTGGTGCAGACCGAGAAAAGTGAAAGAGGAGGGACCGATGGCACAAG
The Vicia villosa cultivar HV-30 ecotype Madison, WI linkage group LG6, Vvil1.0, whole genome shotgun sequence genome window above contains:
- the LOC131612998 gene encoding monothiol glutaredoxin-S11-like, yielding MDKVMRLASEKGVVIFTKSSCCLCYAVNILFKELGIRPMVYEIDQDPEGREMEKALMRLGCTAPVPAVFIGGKLRGSTNEIMSLHLSGSLTQMLKPYQSCS
- the LOC131612999 gene encoding uncharacterized protein LOC131612999 isoform X4, whose amino-acid sequence is MHLLGEKREILQSTVDLVQNNLNLEVIYGDTDSIMIYSGLDDIAKATSIAKKVIQEGLEVFRKKHVLVFISSLDSIEDEISLLNSIYERLQENSKESIKGFNKEDFKILWIPIKCMC
- the LOC131612999 gene encoding DNA polymerase alpha catalytic subunit-like isoform X1, with the protein product MHLLGEKREILQSTVDLVQNNLNLEVIYGDTDSIMIYSGLDDIAKATSIAKKVIQEALVNVRGAVVCKEECDPFVSVTLVRQGAKHNEVRKTISLTSESSELLFSDVILGKYRLEVKHSSPESVAKEDNWC
- the LOC131612999 gene encoding uncharacterized protein LOC131612999 isoform X3; protein product: MHLLGEKREILQSTVDLVQNNLNLEVIYGDTDSIMIYSGLDDIAKATSIAKKVIQELDLLWCQSGSGQLWWLNVKLLVIPPIIIRAEFKKWALNCYNIMLCFNFFKHKKFLPEYNLFQFL
- the LOC131612999 gene encoding DNA polymerase alpha catalytic subunit A-like isoform X2 produces the protein MHLLGEKREILQSTVDLVQNNLNLEVIYGDTDSIMIYSGLDDIAKATSIAKKVIQEGICSLQLDLLWCQSGSGQLWWLNVKLLVIPPIIIRAEFKKWALNCYNIMLCFNFFKHKKFLPEYNLFQFL